The region GTGCATGGCACCCGCATTGACATCTGCACCCATCGGAACAATGTCCCGGTCATCTGTTGTCCTTTGGCGGACAAACATGTCCTGGCACAGCGAATCAGTGCCACCAGTGAGTGTATATTTAAGGATTTAATCatagatttaaaatatattaatctTCCCCAGAATGTCAGGAATACAATGCTGCCACTAGGAGACTACAGTTGGCAGACACCGGACGCACCTTCTCCGGAAAGCAGTGCGTGCCCAGCGTTCCCCTCATAGTGGGTGGAACCCCCACGCGACATGGACTATTTCCCCACATGGCCGCCTTGGGATGGACGCagggcagtggcagtggctcCAAGGACGTGGACATTAAGTGGGGCTGTGGTGGCGCCCTGGTCAGCGAGCTGTATGTCCTGACCGCCGCCCATTGTGCCACCTCGGGTAGGTAAGTTGCAAGGTCTTCGAAAGCGGATCTAAATCAATGTCTATCTTGGCTCCCTCAGCAAGCCACCCGACATGGTTCGCCTGGGAGCACGCCAGTTAAACGAGACCAGCTCTAGCCAGCAGGACATCAAGATCCTGATCATCGTCCTCCATCCCAAGTACAGATCATCGGCCTATTACCATGATATTGCACTGCTGAAGTTGACCAGGAGGGCCCAGCTATCGGAGCAAGTGCGTCCCGCCTGCCTGTGGCAGCTGCCTGAGCTCCAGATCCCCACCGTTGTGGCCGCCGGCTGGGGTCGCACCGAGTTCCTGGGCGCCAAGTCGAATGTGCTGCGTCAGGTGGACTTGGACGTGATTCCCCAGATGAACTGCAAGCAAATCTACCGCAAGGAGCGCCGTCTGCCCCGGGGCATCATCGAGGGCCAGTTCTGTGCGGGATATCTGCCCGGCGGTAGGGACACCTGTCAGGGTGACTCCGGTGGCCCACTCCATGCCGTCCTGCCGGAGTACAACTGCGTGGCCTTCGTGGTGGGCATCACCTCGTTCGGCAAGTTCTGTGCCGCCCCCAATGCACCTGGGGTCTATACCAGGCTGTACAGCTACTTGGATTGGATCGAGAAGATTGCCTTCAAGCAGCATTGATACCATTTATTACGAATTTAACTTATTAAATATACCTTCACCacataaagaatattttatttattttacgcGCATTTTAAATGATAGAAACAACATGTAAGATATGTGTCAAGAATTTAATAcgtttctataaaaaatatatatattttatatatgtattaattttttaggcGGCTTATGGCCACACTTGTTGCTCTATCCACTGAATGTAATGGACTATTCTCACATAAACCCCGGGCTCTCCAGTGGCACAGGCTCCTCCAAAGGAAGTTAAGCCCACCACATATGGAATCCTATGGTGCTGATGCCGCATTTGTTGGTGAAGCAACAGAGGTCCTCCAGAATCTCCCTAAAGTCAAAGATAATACAGGTTAATAACTAACATTTCCATTCGCATTGTAAATATATGGCAATATACtatattatgtatattaaaacaacaattgaagaaacaataaaaaagttgttcaataaatattaCCATTTCGGTTTgcaatttaagtttaaattattattattattataatttaaattaaatttaatttcaaaagtACTTTTGTAGATCACAATATCCTTATTTAAtcattattatatttcaaaatatttataaattgacCAAATTTTGTTAAAGATAAAATCAGAACAGCCGTAAATATAGTTTTGTAAAAATGGTTATAtacttgtttattttattttaatgactTACCTGACAAGTGTCCATGTTGCCGGAGTAATCCCCGGCGCATAGTTGCCCCGATCCCAAgccattaattaatttgtcaTCGTGTTGCAAATATCTCTGGCATTGTTGAACATTCAAGTGGTGAAGCATTATTTGCAGCAGGTCGTTGGAGTGCGGGCCAGctgttaaatatttgataattaaaagtataaattCAGTAGTTTAAAGACACCAACCGAACTTGGTTTGTCCGTAGCCCAGGGCAGTCAGCGGACTCTCTGGCAGGGATTCCTGGTTCCACAGGCAGGCCACTGTGCCGTGGGATCTCCTGGCCAATTTGACCACCGCCAGATCGTTGGTCAAAGTTTCCTCATCGAAGAGCGGGTGTTTGGTAATCTGCTTGATTTCAATCAGCTGCCCCCGACCACTGTTCAGCTGAACGCCACCAATCAACGCCACCGACGGGGGTTCCCTGTTCGTTTTGAAGAAGCCAACCCATTAGCATTTCGAGTATTTGCTGTATTTTCGTAGCTCACCCGCCGACGTTGGCACAGTGGGCTGCCGTTATGGCGAACCGTGGCGCAATCATGACGCAGCCACAGTTGAACATATATCTCCGCCTGCTGGAGCCGTGCGAATGAATCCATCTATTTGTGCGGGAGGGCCAACCGAGGGCACACTGTAAGGCAACAAAATGTATTAGAGGattattcaaaaaaattaaatgcattgattttaataattttttatttgttttaaaaattatgcctttattttttttaaattaccatttaaaatgtaaaccgCATTGTTATATTGCCTTGTATCTTTATAGACTTACCATATAAGGATGTTCGTTTTCCAGGGTGAGTCTCCCACCAGCAAGGAAATTAACACTCTGATTGCGCTTTTGGATGATGGGCTCAACTAGTTCCACTTGTTCTTTATTGGGATTGGAATTTCGACGACGTCGACGGCGCTTATGATGACCTCTTGGATAGGCACTTAAGCAGGCTTTGTAAAGATTTAATCCGTAGATTCCTACACACTTTATTTGCCATACACACCTTCCTCACTCTTTGAGGCCCTGGGTGACTGAATCAAGTATCCGCCGTGGGGACAACACACCAGTTGATTGGGCCACGATGAAGGGCACAGTAGGGGCGTCACTCTGGGCACAGATTGCATGGCACTGATGCAGTCCACGTACCTCACACATCTTCCAACCAAAGGACGATCGTGGGCCTGGCAATTTCCGAAGTTATCAATCGAAATGTAGGACTGAACCACTGCGTTCCAAGGCGCACTCTGCCCGTATCCATGGTAATAATAGTTTTGTGGACTGGCCGAAACAAATGACAATGCTAAAGTGAACACGAACTTGAAGAGCAAGCAATTCAGAGACACCATCTCTGATGTCTACGCTCCGCGGCGGACGATCACCGAATGAGGTGCTCACGAAAATCTCATCTCAAGTAACCTGAGACTCAATCAGAACTTCTTCTATTTGCGTTTGTGTATATTTTCGGGGAATAATAATGCCGACAATCGAAAATTAAAAGCTCTATCGTCATTCTATTCGTCATTAATGATATGAGTATGTTATTAAGATCATACTCATGCTTTTCATGCTTGTAATACATAATGACTAAGAGACTCGAAAGTACAACATCCCGAAGAACACCCAATTTTTGTTGACTGctatttatatatgtttttaagacaaggattttattcaaatttattaattttcaaacatttattcGACCTAAGTATGTACATAAAacaatttacaattaaaaacgTCGCTAcgcaattaaaaatcaattatttaagACTATGAAAACAATTTCTAAGGCACAATGTTCCATGGAGTGAAAGTTCCTGCCTCGGGTAAATCAAGCTGAAAGGATAAAAGATTAGTTGATTGATTTCTTCATTTACATTTTGTCTGGGGAAAGACCTACCAAATTGGTGAATTTATCCTGACAGGCGATGCGTATGCGAGCCGATGTGGAAGGCGCCTCCAGAGGGAAGTCTCCACTCAGACCCTGATCCTTGCGAGCGGCTCTAATGGCCTCCTTGATGGCAAAGAACGCTGATGATCCTATGAAAAGCGGGGGCTCCCCAACGGCCTGTAAATTAATAAGTTATAAAGTTAAGTTATaagttgtaaaaaaataagttatatTCCataggaaaaaaattatttataaatcttaATCATACCTTCGAGGAGTATACAGCCCGAGGATTGGGAGCACCGGTTAGAAGACTGACATTAAACTCCCCAGGAATGTCGGCAAATCCTGGCAGCTTATACATGCCCGGTCCTCTGGAGTACAGCATTCCTTGTGGAGAATACATAAGCTCCTCCAGAGTAAACAGCCCATAGCCCTGCATGAAGGCGCCTTCGATCTGACCAATGTCAATGGCCGGGTTCAGACTGGAACCGATGTCCATGACGATGTCCGTGCTGAGCACCTGATGGTCGCCAGTCAGGCAGTCGATCTCCACCACACTGACGCCCACGCCATTGGTGTAGTAGCTGTAGGTCCTGGCATTCGGATTCGTCTCCGGGTGATAGCCGATTCCCGGCATGGCGTAAAAGCCAGTGGCCGACAGACTGATCCGATCGAAGTACGCCTTGTTGATCCACTCCTTCCAGGTGCCACCGGGCAGTGCCTCCTTGATGGGCGCCAGTCGCTTGTTCAGCTTCTCACAGGCATCCAGCACGGCCATGCCATTAAGATCGGATCCCACACTCGCCGCCGTGGGAGATGTGTTCGGTACCTTGTCCGTGGCCGTCTCCGAGATGTGAATCAGCTCGGGAGGAATACCCAAAGCCCTGGCGGCGCACTGAATCATCTTGGTATTCAATCCTTGTCCAATCTCAACGCCTCCGTGGGACAGCAGGACAGAACCATCTCCGTAGATATTGATCAGGGAACCGGCTTGATTTAAATGCATGACCCCAAAGGCAATACCATACTTCGTGGGCACCACCGCCATTCCGCGCTTCCTCCAGCGATTCTCCCGATTAAATCGAGCGATCTCCAAGCGCTTCTCCTCGTACCTTGACTGCTTGAGGCAATCCTCCAGACACCGCTCGATGGGGAAGTGCTCCAGCTGCTGATGGTAGTGGGTGTAGTCGCCTGTCTTGTAGAAATTCAAGCGCATCACATCCACCACATCGCGACCTACGATACGGGCCACGTCCCGGATGATGTGCTCTCCGGCGTACATGCCCTGAGGTCCTCCAAAGCCTCGGAAGGCCGTGTTTGATGGGAGGTTCGTCTTGCACACCCATCCACCCACTCGCACGTTGGGAATCCGGTAGCAGTTCTCAAAGTGGTACATCGCACGTTCAAGGacctggaaaaaatatttatataaacagAATCGTAAGttggtttaatttttataatgttttccCAAGTAAATGAGAATTTATATCAATTAGATGAACATAGAAAAAAGGTTTCTTAAAAGGTTGTACCTCATGTTTTTCTAAGATTCCGCTTTTggtcaaaatcaatttttattttttggtttttctatCGTAACTtacaaatcaagtcgtacaatTTATAAGAATAACTGTTTTGGACGGCTCGCTAAATATACTAACGATTTCGGCCTAGAATaccctttttttgtgttttttcaatcataacttggtcaaatcaagtcgtacagctaaaagaccgactgttttgggcAGCTCGAAAAAAATGCAACGATCCCAGTCACTTtgggaaaaatttattttttgagcaattttcgcgttttttgtaagggtgggagTCATAATTTACCTGAACTTAGATTTGGTCCAAAATACCCTTTTTTGGCGTATTTACAAtcataacttggtcaaaacAAGTCGTACaacaaaaagaccgactgttttggacagaTCGCTAAATGTGCTAACAATCCCAGTCactttggaaaaaaattattttttgagcatttttcgcattttttgtatggGTGGGCGTCATAATTTACTCGAACTTAGATTTTGGTccaaaataccattttttgacGTAATTTAAgtcgtacagcaaaaagaccgactgttttggacagaTCGCTAAATGTGCTAACGATCCCAGTCACCTtgggaaaaatgtattttttgaacattttttgcgttttttgtaagggtgggggtcatAATTTATTCGAATTCAGATTTTGGTCTAAAAtacccattttttttagtttttcaatcataacttggtcaaatcaagtcgtacagctaaaagaccgactgttttgggcAGCTCGAAAAAAATGCAACGATCCCAGTCACTTtgggaaaaatttattttttgagcaattttcgcgttttttgtaagggtgggagTCATAATTTACCTGAACTTAGATTTGGTCCAAAATACCCTTTTTTGGCGTATTTACAAtcataacttggtcaaaacAAGTCGTACaacaaaaagaccgactgttttggacagaTCGCTAAATGTGCTAACAATCCCAGTCACTttggaaaaaatttattttttgagcatttttcgcattttttgtatggGTGGGCGTCATAATTTACTCGAACTTAAGTTTTGGTccaaaataccattttttgacGTAATTTAAgtcgtacagcaaaaagaccgactgttttggacagaTCGCTAAATGTGCTAACGATCCCAGTCACCTtgggaaaaatgtattttttgaacattttttgcgttttttgtaagggtgggggtcatAATTTATTCGAACTCGGATGTTGGTCAAATttaccctttttttttgtggtttttcaatCATAACTTgctcaaatcaagtcgtacaacaagaagaccgactgttttggacagaTCGCTAAATGCGCTAACAATCCCAGTGACTTtgggaaaaatttattttttgagcaattttcgcattttttgtaagggtgggggtcatAATTTATTCGAATTCAGATTTTGGTCTAAAatacccatttttttttagtttttcaatcataacttggtcaaatcaagtcgtacaaaaaaaagaccgactgttttggacagaTCGCTAAATGTGCTAGCGATCCCAGTGACTTtgggaaaaatttattttttgagcaattttcgcattttttgtaagggtggggatCATAATTTATTCGAATTAAGATTTGGATCCAAAATACCCTTTTTTGGCGTATTTTCAATCATAACTTGGTCAATTCAAGTCGTACggcaaaaagaccgactgttttggacagctcgCTAAATGCGCTAACAATCCCAGTGACTTtgggaaaaatttattttttgagcaattttcgcattttttgtaagggtgggggtcatAATTTATTCGAATTCAGATTTTGGTCTAAAAtacccattttttttagtttttcaatcataacttggtcaaatcaagtcgtacaacaagaagaccgactgttttggataGATCGCTAAATGTGCTAACGATCCCAGTGACTTtgggaaaaatttattttttgagcaattttctcgttttttgtaagggtgggagTCATAATTTACTCGAACTTAGATTTTGGTCCAAAATAccctttttttgtggtttttcaatCATAACTTGgacaaatcaagtcgtacaacaaaaagaccgactgttttggacagaTCGCTAAATGCGCTAACGATCCCAGTCACTTtgggaaacatttttttttgtgcaaatttcgcattttttgtaagggtggggatCATAATTTATTCGAATTAAGATTTGGATCCAAAATACCCTTTTTTGGCGTATTTTCAATCATAACTTGGTCAATTCAAGTCGTACggcaaaaagaccgactgttttggacagctcgCTGAATATGCTAATGGTACTAGTCactttggaaaaaaaattattttttcagcaattttcgaattttttgtaagggttatCATTTATTCGAATTTAGATTTTGGACAACTTTGACaagaatttatttgtttgtgtttttagggattttgattttgatttgacGTAAGGGTCAGCAGAATGTTATGTTCCCAGAATCCCGAGGTGGTCTCTTTCTTGTCTTTTGTTCCAAGAAGTTCAGAACTCACACCACTCAGAATATCTTCCTATCTAAGTACTTTTCAGAAGTGTCACATTAAGCAGATGTTCTGTGGATGTTACACAGATGGGTATTGAATTAACAGCTACACAACTATTTTTTAGAGATATAAGTATCGGTTTTAGTTGTTGAATAATTACTATAAGTTgattttagtattattatttatactttacatGCAACACTCACCGAAAAGGACAGATCCATGGACCATCCAGCGTTGTTGTAGCACTCGATGTCGCAGGCAGTGATTACTCCCTCCTT is a window of Drosophila biarmipes strain raj3 chromosome 3R, RU_DBia_V1.1, whole genome shotgun sequence DNA encoding:
- the LOC108024454 gene encoding serine protease snake isoform X1 is translated as MIILWSLIIHLQLTCLHLLLQTQRLEALDALEIINYQTTKYTIPDVWEDQSIAEDEDVQETEEEESYLKFGDDGEARTAVSKGLPEGAFCRRSFDGRSGYCILAYQCLHVIREYRVHGTRIDICTHRNNVPVICCPLADKHVLAQRISATKCQEYNAATRRLQLADTGRTFSGKQCVPSVPLIVGGTPTRHGLFPHMAALGWTQGSGSGSKDVDIKWGCGGALVSELYVLTAAHCATSGSKPPDMVRLGARQLNETSSSQQDIKILIIVLHPKYRSSAYYHDIALLKLTRRAQLSEQVRPACLWQLPELQIPTVVAAGWGRTEFLGAKSNVLRQVDLDVIPQMNCKQIYRKERRLPRGIIEGQFCAGYLPGGRDTCQGDSGGPLHAVLPEYNCVAFVVGITSFGKFCAAPNAPGVYTRLYSYLDWIEKIAFKQH
- the LOC108024454 gene encoding serine protease snake isoform X2, with the protein product MIILWSLIIHLQLTCLHLLLQTQRLEALDALEIINYQTTKYTIPDVWEDQSIAEDEDVQETEEEESYLKFGDDGEARTAVSKGLPEGAFCRRSFDGRSGYCILAYQCLHVIREYRVHGTRIDICTHRNNVPVICCPLADKHVLAQRISATKCQEYNAATRRLQLADTGRTFSGKQCVPSVPLIVGGTPTRHGLFPHMAALGWTQGSGSGSKDVDIKWGCGGALVSELYVLTAAHCATSASHPTWFAWEHAS
- the LOC108024504 gene encoding serine protease snake; translation: MVSLNCLLFKFVFTLALSFVSASPQNYYYHGYGQSAPWNAVVQSYISIDNFGNCQAHDRPLVGRCVRYVDCISAMQSVPRVTPLLCPSSWPNQLVCCPHGGYLIQSPRASKSEEACLSAYPRGHHKRRRRRRNSNPNKEQVELVEPIIQKRNQSVNFLAGGRLTLENEHPYMCALGWPSRTNRWIHSHGSSRRRYMFNCGCVMIAPRFAITAAHCANVGGEPPSVALIGGVQLNSGRGQLIEIKQITKHPLFDEETLTNDLAVVKLARRSHGTVACLWNQESLPESPLTALGYGQTKFAGPHSNDLLQIMLHHLNVQQCQRYLQHDDKLINGLGSGQLCAGDYSGNMDTCQGDSGGPLLLHQQMRHQHHRIPYVVGLTSFGGACATGEPGVYVRIVHYIQWIEQQVWP